The Solanum lycopersicum chromosome 8, SLM_r2.1 DNA segment TTTCATCTTGTTTTTAAGTTTGATTTAAATTACACCTCAGATGGTTGTCCTTCTCATGTTTTAAGCCATTTCATCCCTCATTCATTGTCTCTTTGCTCCTCTTTACATAATTATGATAACAAATTGATAGAGTTTGCTCCATTAATATAATGTGAGGAAAAGCTTCGTGAATCCCCTTTATGGTACAATATTCATGTAGAGCTCTTTAGATTATATACGTGTGATACATGTTCCTTTAGTTTCTCCAAGTAAAGCTCTTCGCATCACAATGCCTATCGTGTCAACTTGCCCTTTCATAAGTGGAGACAGAATAAAGCATCTTTTACTGTATGTTCTTGATTCAACACACTTCCACTGTAGTATTCGAGTAGCAACTGCTACTTCCTCTCGAACCATAATATTACTATTTAACTAGATGAAGTGGGAAATTGAATATAAACAAGAAAAAGTCCAGGAGAATGTGTTCTTTCTTGCAAAATTCTATTAAGTTTGGAATAATGAGTCTTTAggtgaatttacaaaattcTTACAAACAAGATCTGTCTTACTGCCAATATATTAGATACTAACTCCAATTAGTAAGTACAACTTACATCTGAAGTATCATAAGACAGACAAACCAAGAACTATCTCAAAcatttttatacattaaaataacacaaaaaGTGAAAAACTAAGTTAGTCTAAAAGCTTTTGTTGATTCTCAACATTGTCATTGATCCTTCAGTATCTTCATATAAACTGGTTTTATCTAGAAGCTTCTGAATTCCATCAATCCATTTTTGTTTATGGCTTTTGCTCTTGCACTTGAACTCTAGAAGACCCTGAGCTGTCTTTACTCTAAGGTACAAATCTAGGCTTTCAATCTCTTTGTTGAATAGCCATGGTTCACTTTCATCACACACTTCATATACTACACCTGTTGCACAATGAATGGCGTTAGGAGATGCAACACGAGTTTTCTTGAAATTGGAGCATAAATACATACAATCAGACTTCTCTATAACAATCATCTTGTTCATTTCACTTCAACACACAAGTCTTCTTGGCAACCGactttcttatttatatattctcTAAAATAGCATCTCGCTATAGCAGTCCAAAATAAAATCTGAACGAATGATGTTGTTATAGAGAGCTTACATTTGTTATTCTTAGAAAAAGCTCCACCAACATGTTTACTCTTCAACTTGATCACAACCTGTAAATTGATCCACAGTAGTTAGTACTTCCATTTTTGTTTCTGAATTTTATGGCATCTCAATATCTTGAAAGGGCTATTGACAGACCTGagattttttgtttatataaacAGAAACGCGTTTCCATCGTTGCATACCTAAGAATCCAGAATAAACAACAGCAAGTAGAAtcagcaacagaagaaaatagTTGAACATACTGTATAATAACAAAAGGTATACTTAAAATAGTTCTTGCATATAAATCTGTATTTCACCTTTTCTTGTGAGATGCAGCAATTCACCCGCAAACGGAGAATCATGTTCATCCATGTCATTAGGGAAAACAGCAGCAAAACTTTGAGCTTCCACCATGCTTCTGTCACATGGACTTATTGATGCATTCCTCTTTGCTTCTTTTGGTAATCTTGACTTAAGAGCTGCTTCTCCTCTCAAAGCTTttcattcaaagaaaaataggtACTGTTAATAATCAGGTATGATAAGTATCTCAAACACATTTGCAAGAGCATATTGTCACAATATCAACTACGTTTCAGTTCCAAACAAGTTGGGGCCGACTATGTGAATCCTTATTGTTCATGTCACTCATTAAGCCCGTcttatttcaatattataaaaactTGGGGACGTTTGGACATGATTTCAAATCACTGATTTGAAGTCAAAACTTGAAACAGACTCCAAAATCCTGTGCCAAACGCCTTTTTAGTTTCTGTAGCACTAGAAGTTTTCTATAGTTTCTACCGATATATAAATCTTTAACATAGTACAGTCAAATCTCTCTATAATAACATTTCGCAATAACATCCAAGTGTTCTTTGGAACCGATTTTcatgttatgttatattatatccGTTCACTATAACAACATTTTGCTATAGCAGCCAAAAGATATTCATACAACGAAGTTGTTATTTGACTGTAAGTGACTAAATATGTACCTGTGGCAGCTGCAGCTGTTAGTGTGACAAGATCACTAGCACTATGTATGTCTACAGCTGATCTAACAACTGAGGCTACACGATCATGATCCGCCCCGGCTGATTCAGCCATTTCAAGGCAATGTGAGGCCAAGAGTTCAGTAGCTGATGCTAAAGCCGTGC contains these protein-coding regions:
- the LOC101259563 gene encoding VAN3-binding protein: MEENYLLGWKKNNDSDNWLMSVEEDEEMDVELPSVHQPQTPMEPMDFLSRSWSLSASELSKALAKNQKHYSFERKFSVINESLSPPPQLPETKMLNSQNGRKAGGIGRWFHHKDSNNNSVKKKEKARLENAHMHTVLSIAGLAAALAAAAAAENSNGSSSKMSTALASATELLASHCLEMAESAGADHDRVASVVRSAVDIHSASDLVTLTAAAATALRGEAALKSRLPKEAKRNASISPCDRSMVEAQSFAAVFPNDMDEHDSPFAGELLHLTRKGMQRWKRVSVYINKKSQVVIKLKSKHVGGAFSKNNKCVVYEVCDESEPWLFNKEIESLDLYLRVKTAQGLLEFKCKSKSHKQKWIDGIQKLLDKTSLYEDTEGSMTMLRINKSF